The genomic DNA taacgtgtgtgtttgcagaaatGTGTCGGTATCCTCTCGGGATGACCGGAGGCCAGATTCGGGACGAGGACATCTCCGCCTCCAGCCAGTGGTCCGAGTCGACCGCCGCCAGATTCGGAAGGCATGTGTGATGATTTAAGGGTTTTATTTCCTGTGCTTCCATTTCCTTCATTAAAACTATCTGTTCAGTTCCCGTTTTTGATGAAACGTCCGTCTGGAACATCTAGTCgctcattcctcctcctcttcaggctGGACCTGGACAACAGTGACGGCGACGGCGCCTGGTGTCCTGACATCATGTCTGAGCCGGACGGGGTCAAAGAGTTCCTCCAGGTGGACCTGCGCTCGCTGCACTTCATCACGCTGGTGGGTACCCAGGGTCGCCATGCCGACGGGATGGGCAACGAGTTCGCCCAGAGATACCGCATCAAGTACAGCCGGGACGGCAGCAGCTGGGTGGGCTGGCACGACCGGAAGGGGATGCAGGTGAGCCCAACTAACCAACCAGGtgttaaactaactaggttttgaactaactcacaaattaactaactaggttttaaactaactaaataactaacgAAATAACTGGGTTTTAAACTACATTTATAACTAACTACCTACGTttttaactaactaactaggttttaaactaaccaggttttgaacaaatttgGTTTAAAACTAACTAATCAGGTTTTAAACTACTAACTAGGGTCGGTTTTGatctaactaactgactaactggattttaaactaactagttaggttttaaactaactacaTTTTGGACTAACTAGtctttgaactaactaactaggttttgaattattatttaataaacagtgtatttatgttgttatttaattattatttatgtttatcgtttatgtttacactgtccatgtttacactgtatgtttgcacttttacacacATAATGCTGCCACTATACGAGAGGTCTAGCTATCTTTATTTATGACACCACATGTTTATATTGTACtcatctgtttattgtgtattttagtgctagtgttggttttctgtgtatTAAGTCTGGTTTTTGCACCCTGCATGTCTTTTTTGTGCACCagtcctgctttatgtgccttcatttgccccttggggacaaataaagttttttgaattgaattgaatttgaatctCAGAGCATCGCCTTCAGGACTCTCCACAGAGTCGGTGGAGAGCGGCTCAGATCTGAACGTGTTGCTGAAACATTCTTCTGGTTTTAACACCACATCCTGTGTAATTAGACGAGAGGATTTTCCCTGACGAGTTTCACTCGTTCTCGGTTTGTCTCgtctgcctctcctcctgcaggtcATTGAGGGCAACAGGAATGCGTATGATGTGGTGCTGAAGGACCTGGAGCCTCCCATGGTGGCTCGGTTCGTCCGCTTCATGCCGGTGACGGATCACTCCATGATCGCGTGCATGCGGGTGGAGCTCTACGGCTGCGAATGGCTGGGTTCGTTCATCCAACGGCGTGGAGAAGACATCATAGTGAGTAAACCAGGTCTGATCTGGGATGTTTTGCCTCTGCAGACGGCCTGACGTCCTACAGCATCCCAGATGGGCACCAGATGATCTACAGAGGCCTGGACGTCTACTTTAATGACTCTGTTTATGATGGAGCATCAGCTGACAGGTCTGGATTTTACTGCTTCTGCCACAGACAGATGGAGGCCCCCGTTAAAGCCTGTTTTAATCTCCTCCTGACTCCTCTGCCAGGCTGACGAAGGGTCTGGGTCAGCTGACGGACGGCACCTGGGGGCTGGACGATTTCCTACACAGCCACATTTACAGCGCGTGGCCCGGGTACGACTATGTAGGCTGGACCAACAAGACCTTCCCCAAAGGTTACGTGGAGATGATCTTTGAGTTCGACCACGTCCGGAACTTCACCTCCATGAAGGTAGGCGATCAGTTCAGGGAGGAAATTCCACCTGGAAACAGAAAAGGTGGATATTTTTAACATTGCTGAGCCAAATTCATGTTGCCGTGCTGAGCAAGTGTCAGTCCACTGCAGATATTATCAGAAATTCTGGAAAattatgcaaaataaaatcCGGACCAGTTGGTTGTCTCTTCATCTCCACTCCTGCTTCCGCTCTGATTCTGAACCTGTGAAGCcgtttttgcacttttttaattcacatgtgtcaaactcaaggccagggggccaaatgtggccctccacatcattttatgtggcccacgagagaataaaaggtcagagtgtctaaaaaacaaaagggcaaagtgtgctttgaccaaaattatatttcccacaatgcagtaattcagcccaatataattttaacaaaaccgttgtgaacaaagttaatgtcctaacttgtgtctgatgttatttttctttattgattgatggtttgatccttgattgatggagttctgtgggtttaataacctgacaaattaaaaggatttatgttagaacagagaaacaaaaaaacaacattttttctatctaactgtaatgtttggaactagaataagtaataaattcagttatctaacattaaggagaagttacatttattttacgttacatttagttacattcattaattacaatctggccctttgaggacagccgtaaTGCTGATGGGGCCCTCAGTGaaaaataagtttgacaccTCTGGTTTAGTTCATCTTGGAAGACAAAGAaatctatatttttttgttctttcttgaGCTTTTATCTCCTAACCGTCTCCGTCTCCACAGGTTCACTGTAACAACATGTTCAGCAGAGGGGTGAGGATGTTCCGCCAGGCCAGCTGCTTCTTCCGCTCCGGACCCGACTGGGAGGCCGACGCGGTGACCTTCAGGCCGGCCGTGGACCGCCTGAGCCAAAGCGCCCGCTTCGTCACCGTGCCCCTCAGGGACCGGACGGCCAGCACCATCAAATGTCGTTTCCACTTCAGCGACCTGTGGATGCTGTTCAGCGAGGTGGCGTTCCAGTCAGGTGagcccatcatcatcatcatcatcatcatcatcgtgaaTATTTCTAACTATGATCCTTCATCTTCGCCTCTCCTCGTCTTCCCCTCCCAGGCTCAGCTGTGTACAACACATCTCTGACCCCCCGCAAGCACGGACACCCCACAAATACACTGCCAGGTCAGCAAGCACTGGTTTGATGCATGACAGCTGGGAAAAGATGTGTCAGCAAAACATGCAGAGTTTAATCTTTagtctaaaatgtgttttcataagATTATTTATCtatgattttaattaattaagcTTGAATCAGTGTCAGTTTATTATGATGCTCAGGGATCAAACTAGAGGTGTGGGTCTGGATAACTGGTAAATCTGGGTGCACAGCGCCCCCTGTTGACAACACGAGGAGTGATTCTATAAATGCTGTTTTTCCCTCTAAATTATTATGTTTAACTGAATTTCAAGCAGAAAGTCATTGAAGGTAAATTAATTGTGATTATTAAATTAAACCCAACTTTAAATTCTCATCCGGTTGCTCAGGGGATGACCCCACTCACAAAGTGGATGACAGCAATACCaggattctgattggctgcttggTGGCGATCATCGCCATCCTATTGGCTATCATAGTCATCATCCTGTGGAGGCAGGTCTGGCAAAAGATGcttgaaaaggtgagaggagagTTTTTTCTATGTGATAATGATTCAGTTATTCTTATAGATGTgaatttattgtatttgaaGTGTAAAGAATAGAACAGACAGCACAGGTGAGTGTCGGTTCCGACCCTCCGTCATCGGTCGTGTGTTCCTCAGGCGTCCCGTCGCGTGCTGGATGACGAGCTGACCGCCCGCCTCGCCCTGCAGACCCGGGCCTTCTTCTCCCACCACTCGTCTCTGTCCAGCGAAGGCGGCTCCATGTCCAACTCCACCTATGAGAGGATCTTCCCGCTGTGCTCCGACTACCAGGAGCCTTCCCGCCTCATCAGGAAGCTACCTGAGTTCGCTCAGTCCACCGAACACCTGGGTAAGAGGAGAGAACCTGGAGGATCTCCTGCGTCCACCTCTGCTGGGGTGTGAATGTTTTGTGCTTCCACCTCAGGCCCCAGCTCCTCCTGTCGGGCCCTTGCGACCTGCGGTTCAGACGGGGCCCCCCACTATGCGGAGGCGGACATCGTCAGCCTCCAGGCGTCTCCGGGCAGCAGCACCTACTCCATCACGGCCGTCAACATGAGTCTGTTCTCCGGCTCCGATTCCTCCATGAGGGAATTCCCCAGGCAGAAGCTGACCTTCAAGGAGAAGCTGGGAGAGGGCCAGTTTGGAGAAGTGCGTTCATTTAGCTCTTTATCGCTATTGATTTAGCATTTAATGACTGTATGGAGCCGTGCTGATTTATCCTCATCGCTCTGTTTGAAAATGCTGTGTGATAAAAGCCAGAGTGTAACTACAAATGGACAGCGCTTAGCGGTATGAATCATAAAGAGATGTTTGTTTCCAGCGatgccaacaggatgacggaaGCCTTCTGATTCTCACAGGTGCACCTGTGTGAAGCCGAGGGCATGCAGGACTTTCTGCAGGAGGATTTGTCCCCAGAGGCGACCAGCGAGTCTCCTCTGCTGGTGGCGGTGAAGACGCTGCGGGAGGACGCCAACAAGAACGCCAGGTACAGGTGCATCGCCTCCAGGTGGTTGTCCATCGGTCGCTGATCCTGCTGTAACTCAgaagtgtgtttgttcaggaatgacttcctgaaGGAAATCCGGATCATGTCTCGCCTGAGGGACCCCAACATCGTGCGTCTGCTGGCGGTGTGTGTGGACACGGATCCCCTGTGCATGATCACCGAGTACATGGAGAACGGAGACCTGAACCAGTTCCTCTGCAGCCTGAGACGCAAAGAGGCCAGAGAGGACAGGACGGAACAGGAGGGGAATGATCTGGTTCGGTACAGTCCCCCTGAATTCATGTGGGTTCTGATAAAAACATCCATCAGACGAACCGACTAGACCCACTTTTACTCTCTGTTGTCGCAGAAAACTCATCAGCATGGCGGTGCAGATCGCGTCCGGCATGAAGTACCTGTCCTCCCTTAACTTTGTCCATCGGGATCTGGCAACACGCAACTGCCTGGTGGGGAAGAACTACACCATAAAGATCGCCGACTTCGGCATGAGCAGGAACCTGTACAGAGGAGACTACTACCGGATCCAGGGCCGGGCCGTCCTGCCCATCCGCTGGATGTCCTGGGAGAGCATCCTGCTGGTGAGAGctggaaaaaaagcatgaattGAAAGGTTCAATACAAAAGAAATTACAATTGATCTCATTTTCCTTTGAGGATTTTAGATGTATAAATTATAATGGGTCAACAACAAGTCAATGGAACCCACTCGCTGGTCATATTTCAGCTGTGTTAGTAAATTCGAGCATCCTAACGTTGTGAAATCCAGGATTTGACTTGACGCTGTGTGTGTCGTGTCAGGGGAAGTTCACCATGGCCAGCGACGTGTGGGCGTTTGGCGTGACTCTGTGGGAGATCCTGATGCTGTGTAAGGAGCAGCCGTACTCCCAGCTGACCGACGAGCAGGTCATCGAGAACACGGGAGAGTTCTTCAGGGACCAGGGCAAGCAGGTGAGTGCCTCACACCGTCTGTGGTATGggtttacataaaaataaaaagacatgagGAGCTGATTCTGTGTCTGTGCTCCAAGGTGTGTCTGCCTAAGCCCCCCAGCTGTCCCGATAGAATCTACAACGACCTCATgctgagctgctggaggaggaacgCCAAGCAGAGGCCGAGCTTTCACGACATACACACTCAGCTGATGGAGACCCTGGCGTAGCAGAAGGGTCCTCCCTTATGAATTTATTCTACATTCATTCTGAGTCatgaacaattcattaaatgtgtCTCATTTATTCACATCGGTTGtgtaaatattaagataaaCGGAGGTGCGAAATGGAGCTTAGatcatattaaatataaatatttaatatctaTTTATAACACATGCTGTCTATTTATAGCCTCCACCACGGTAATCCTAGGTTGATGAAATACAGCTATGTAAATATGTGTTGAATTTCTTTTCCTTATAAATGCCTGCATTCACACGTTGCACATTTAGGATGTCAGTAGAAAAGTGTTGTGTTCCAtgaatgttcatgtttttaccAATGAGAAGGGgagtagttagttagttagtttgcAAGATATCATGAAAGGATgtaaatggggttttttttatgtgtactTGTTAAaggttgatatttgttcaagaAAGAGGTTTAGTTTCATGCTACATTATAAATTTCTGTGTTATCATGATCTTGACCctctaaaaaaatttaataaataaacatttttatatataaaatcagGGTAAAGCAAGAATCGTCcaatgtatatatatttgtgaagAATCCTAAAATGTAAATAACTGATCAATTTGTTCTTCAGTTGTTCTGCACATCCATTGATAAATCTGTTGTTCCTGTAAATGAATCTATTttcattacaaataaataaacaattgtttattgtttattcacccttgaaaacataattacagtatttttatttgacataaatCGACACCACGGTCCTTTCGGAATTTTGAATCGCTTTTTATCCTGTTTTATCCTCCTGGCTCTCCGTACTAAAATCTGATTGGCCAGCTGTTTGCTGACATCCAATCACACCACGCTCGTGCATAGGCTGAGGAAGTGCTCGCCCAGGGATCGGAAGATGGGCTGAACCTCTGCTGCGATGAGTCTCAACCGGTTTCGGGTTTTTAACGGCGCCGTTCTCCGCTCCGGCCGCCGGTAACCGGTGAGGAATGGAGAAAGTTGTCATAGTAACCGGCGCGAACAGGTAAGCCCGTTAACGGTGAATAAACCCGTTATTTTGTCATGTTAGAGTGTCTTCCGATGACTCAGTTGCTgtgtttataatttatttagaaTTATTGACTCAATCATGAAGTGTTTCATTcctgaaatttttatttattgattattattgttgttttgagGAACCGaataatacatatttataagtttataattcaaattcaaaaactttatttgttctcAAGGAGCAATTTAAGGCACGTGGAGCagaatacagtactgtatacacAAAAACCAGCACTATCACTACAATATGTTAAGTAAAATAGacatttatctattttattattttatttatatgtattatcATGTCCATGTGCAGCATATGACTGTTTGGCATAAAAACATGctgataatatactgtattaaatcTAAACATTTCAACACAAATGAATATCTCACTACACTGCTGTGTAGCATCTACCATAAATATCATActtttgataataaaataagctcttcaaacatttaaattaccgtctTTGAGCCGGTTTGGGTGGTTTTAAATCCTAAACATGACTGTTTTGAGATATTTCTATTATATTGTGCTGCTGTTTAAATGGCAGGATCATTTTAACCACTTGATTTACACGTTTCCTGCCTCTTTTTGGTTTTCTCTTGTTCTGTCTACCCGTCCCCCCCTCCATACAGCGGCATCGGCCTGGCCCTGTGCGAACGGCTGCTCACCCACGACGTCCACGTCCGGCTGTGTCTGGCCTGCAGGAACGAGCAGCGGGCCGAGGCCGCCCGCTCCGCCCTCCTGGCCTCCCACGCTGGTGCCCGTGTGGACCTGCTGCACCTCGATGTGGGCTCCGTGCGCTCAGTGCTCGCCGCTGCTCAGGAGATCAAGTCCAGGTACCGACACCCCCACACAGAGACACCCTGACCCCATCCACGAACCACTTTAAGCTAATATTTCTCCACAGGTACAGCAGAATCCATTTCCTGTATCTAAACGCGGGAATTATGCCCAACCCTCGCCTGAATGTAGAAGCTTTTTTCAGGGGTCTGTTTTCCAGGTAATCACTTTCACTCCCAATGACGTGAAATGTGACGGTTGCGTGCCGCTTCAACTTGTGTATTGTTCCAGGAACGTCGTCCACATGTTTTCAACAGCCGAGGGTCTCCTAACGCAACAGGACCGCGTCAACGCCGACGGACTGCAGGAGGTG from Antennarius striatus isolate MH-2024 chromosome 18, ASM4005453v1, whole genome shotgun sequence includes the following:
- the LOC137612118 gene encoding discoidin domain-containing receptor 2-like, which codes for MKDVIPTLVFLILTASSVRSQVNPEMCRYPLGMTGGQIRDEDISASSQWSESTAARFGRLDLDNSDGDGAWCPDIMSEPDGVKEFLQVDLRSLHFITLVGTQGRHADGMGNEFAQRYRIKYSRDGSSWVGWHDRKGMQVIEGNRNAYDVVLKDLEPPMVARFVRFMPVTDHSMIACMRVELYGCEWLDGLTSYSIPDGHQMIYRGLDVYFNDSVYDGASADRLTKGLGQLTDGTWGLDDFLHSHIYSAWPGYDYVGWTNKTFPKGYVEMIFEFDHVRNFTSMKVHCNNMFSRGVRMFRQASCFFRSGPDWEADAVTFRPAVDRLSQSARFVTVPLRDRTASTIKCRFHFSDLWMLFSEVAFQSGSAVYNTSLTPRKHGHPTNTLPGDDPTHKVDDSNTRILIGCLVAIIAILLAIIVIILWRQVWQKMLEKASRRVLDDELTARLALQTRAFFSHHSSLSSEGGSMSNSTYERIFPLCSDYQEPSRLIRKLPEFAQSTEHLGPSSSCRALATCGSDGAPHYAEADIVSLQASPGSSTYSITAVNMSLFSGSDSSMREFPRQKLTFKEKLGEGQFGEVHLCEAEGMQDFLQEDLSPEATSESPLLVAVKTLREDANKNARNDFLKEIRIMSRLRDPNIVRLLAVCVDTDPLCMITEYMENGDLNQFLCSLRRKEAREDRTEQEGNDLVRKLISMAVQIASGMKYLSSLNFVHRDLATRNCLVGKNYTIKIADFGMSRNLYRGDYYRIQGRAVLPIRWMSWESILLGKFTMASDVWAFGVTLWEILMLCKEQPYSQLTDEQVIENTGEFFRDQGKQVCLPKPPSCPDRIYNDLMLSCWRRNAKQRPSFHDIHTQLMETLA